A stretch of DNA from Bacillus sp. NP157:
ACCCGCCCGTTCGCATTGCACAGGGCGGGAAATGTCGAACCGAAACGCCTCCAGCGTTTACAATACGTGCCTGTATTGGGCAGGAGTCGTCGTGGGGATGACGAAGGCATGATCGAACGGATCGGATTGCGCTGGCGGCTCGCCGGCCTGCTGCTGGCCGTGCTAGTGATCGTCGCCCTGCCGTACTTCGCCACCCGCTCCAGCTCGGAGCAGGCGCTCAGCTCGCGCGACTGGGTCACCCACACGTCGGACATCAAGGCCAGCATCTACCGGCTGGACGCGATCCTGCGCGCCAGCGAGGCCGCGGCGTACACGCTGGCGGCGGGTGCCAAGGCGGACGACGAACTGGTCCAGCGGGCGCTCGCGCCGAAGGTCAAGGCGCCGCCGATCCTCGCCGCGCTGCGCGGCATGGTCCGCGACAACCCCGACCAGGTCGCCCGGCTGGGCGCCATGGAGTCGGTGGTGACCGGGCGGATGCAGCTCACCGAGGACGCCCTGGCGAAAGCCGGCGCCGGCGACCGGGCGGGTGCGTTCGCGGTGATGGAAGACGCGCGCCGGATGTTCCCGTTCCGCGACCGGGTGATCGAGATCCTCGCCGAGGAAACCAAACTGCTGGATTCGCGCAAGGAAGACGCGCGTGGCAGCGCCTCGGATAACCGCGTGGTGCTGGGCGTCGCCGCGCTGGCCCAGCTGGCCCTGCTCGGCATCGTGGTCGTGGTGTCGGAACGGCAGATCGCGATCCGGCTCGCCGCCGAATCGAAGGCCGCCGATGCGGTGAACCGGTCGCAGCTGATCGTGCAGGCCGTGCGCGAGCCCATCGCGATGCTCGACGCCGACTTGCGCACCTTGCTGGTCAACGCCGCGTTCGCCGAGCTCTACGGCTACGACGCCGACGACGAAAAAGCAAACATGCCGCTGAAGTCGATCGGCAACGGCGCCTGGGACGACATGGCCCTGCTGCAGCGCCTGAACGATGTGATCGCGCGTGACCGTGAACTGTGGGACTACGAGCTGACCCAGCGCACCGTGGACGGCATCGATCGCTTCGTCGTGATCAACGCCCGCCGTATCGAGCAGCCCGCGCCCGAGCGCCCGGCGCTGCTGATCACGGTCAGCGACATCACGGCTCGCGCCCTGGTCGAGCAGAAGGTCAGCGAACTGAATCGCCAGCTCGAAGGCAAGGTCGAACAGATCTCCGACGTGAACCGCGAACTGGAAGCTTTCAGCTACTCGGTCTCGCACGACCTGCGCGCGCCGCTGCGGCACATCTCCGGCTTCGCCGGCAAGCTCGAGGCGCAGCTCGGCGAGAATGCCGACGACCGCACGCGCCACTACATCGACGTGATCACCAGTTCGTCGCGGCGCATGGCGCAGCTGATCGACGACCTGCTGGTGTTCTCGCGCCTCGGCCGCGGCGCCCTGCGCCTGCAGCCGGTCGACATGCAGTCGCTGGTCGAGGAGGCGCGCGCCATGGCCGAGTCCGATGCCCGCGATCGCCGCATCGACTGGGTGATGGCGCCGCTGCCGATCATGGTCGGCGATGAAAACATGCTGCGCACCGTGTGGCAGAACCTGCTGGGCAATGCGGTGAAATACACCGGCAACCGCGAGGTCGGCCGCATCGAAGTCGGCATGGAACGGGCGCAGTCGGGCGATTACGAGTTCTTCGTGCGCGACAACGGTGCCGGCTTCGACATGCAGTACGCCAGCAAGCTGTTCGGCGTGTTCCAGCGGCTCCATCGCGCTTCCGAATTCCCCGGCAACGGCATCGGCCTTGCCAACGTGCGACGCATCATCGCCCGCCACGGCGGCCGTACCTGGGCCGAAGGCGAGACGGACCGCGGCGCCACTTTCCACTTTTCCCTGCCGGCGTCGGACATGGTCGACGCCAGAACCGGTGACACATGAACCAGCGTGACCTGCGAACGATCCTGTTAGTCGAAGATTCCATGGCCGATGCCGAGATGGCCGTCGATGCCCTGCGCGAAGCCAAGCTGGCCAATCCCGTGGTCCATCTCGAAGATGGCGTGGATTGCCTCGACTGGATGGAGCGCCGCGGCCGCTATGCCGATCGCGAGGAAGGCGATCCAGCCGTGATCCTCCTCGACATCAAGATGCCGCGCATGGATGGCCTGGAAGTGCTGACCCACCTGCGTGCGCAGGAACGCTGGAAGCGCGTGCCGGTGGTGATCCTTTCCTCGTCGCGCGAGGAAAGCGACCTGGCCCGTAGCTGGGACCTTGGCGTGAACGCTTACGTGCTCAAGCCGGTCGACGTGCAACAGTTCTTTACCGCGGTGCAGACGCTCGGCCATTTCTGGGCCGTGCTGAACCAGCGGCCGGAAGGCGATTGAGGGTAGGACGGGCCTGGGTATGAGCGGTGAGATGAAGAAAGTCAGGATCCTGCAGGTCGAGGACAGTGAGCTCGACGCGGAGCTGGTGCAGTCCGAGCTGATCGACGACAAGCTCGACTTCGACGTGTTGCTGGTCGACGACGAGAAGTCGTACGTGGCGGCGCTGGAAGAGTTCCGTCCGGACATCGTGTTGTCCGACCTGAGCATGCCGCACTTCAGTGGCGAGCGCGCGCTGGAAATCCTGCGCGGCCGCAACAGCCCGATCCCCTTCATCTTCATCTCGGCGACGCTCGGCGAAGAGGCGGCGATCGCCGCCCTGCGCAGCGGCGCCACCGATTACATCCTCAAGCAGAACACGGCGCGCCTGGCCTCGGCCGTGCGTCGCGCCCTGCGCGAAGCGGAAGATGCGAAGGCGCGTGCGCGCGCGGAACAGGAACTGATCCGCGCCCAGCGCTTCGAAAGCCTGGCGCTGCTCGCCGGTGGCCTCAGCCACGACCTGCGCAACCTGCTGCAGCCGTTGTTGCTGGCCGGCGATACGCTCGAAGATTATGCGGACGACCCGCGCCTGGCGCGCCTTGGCACGCTGGTGCGCGATTGCGGCCGGCGTGGGCTGGAAATGGTCTCGTCGATGCTTTCGTTCGCGCGCGGTGCGCGCCGTGCGGAACAGGTGAAGCTCGGTGCGCTGACCGATGCGCTAAAACTGCTGATGCAGGGCAGCGTGCCGCGCAATATCCGGATGGAGGTCGACGTCTTCGATCCGGACGTGACCTTCGAGGGTAACCACACCGAACTGCAGCAGGCACTGCTGAACCTGTCGCTCAATGCCATCCAGGCGATGCCGGACGGTGGCACCCTGCGCGTGGAGACCGACCAGGTCACGCTGACCGAAGATTTCTTCATCGACGGCGAAAGCGTGCTGCCGGGCAGCTACCTGCGCCTGTCGGTGCTGGATACCGGCGGCGGCATGCCCGACGAAGTGTTGCAGCGGCTGTTCGAGCCGTTTTTCACCACCAAGGAAAGCGGTACCGGCCTTGGCCTGCTGTCGTGCAAACGCATCGTTGCCAGCCATGGCGGCGTGATGCGCGTGCACAGCGAAGTGGGCGAGGGCACGCAGTTCCACCTATACCTGCCGCTCGTGGTCGAAGAGGAAGTGGTCATCGACCTGCCGCGGATCGAGCTGTCGCTGCAGGGCGAAGCCGAACGCGTGCTCGTGGTGGTCGAGGAGGCGATGCAGCTCTCGCTGCTGTCCGACACGCTGGATACGTACGGCTACCAGGCCGGCGCCAGCCAGAGCGGCACCGCCGCGCTGCAGTGGATCGAAGCGCACGGCGTGCCCGACCTGGTGGTGATGGACGCCGACATGAACCTGTTCACCGGCGTGCGCACCCTCGCCGCGCTGCTCGACCACGGCTACCGCGGCGCGGTGCTCCTCCTCGCCCGCCCGGAAACCCCGCCCAACCTCGACGAACTGCCCGAGCTGGAACACCTCTACATCATCGACAAGCCCATCCAGACCCGCGCCCTCCTGCGCAAGGTCCGCGAAGCCCTCGAAGCCAGCCAACCCACCCCCACCCGCTAGCCAACGCTCCACTGTAGGAGCGCGCCTGCGCGCGATCCCACAAACGCAGAAATCCTGATTTTTCAGATTCCTCCTATTTTCGTGCCCGCCGAGCGTGGCTAGCCTCGTCTGTCCTGTCGCACCAACGCGCAGGTTCAACTGGCAGGGCGGGAGGAAGGATGCTCAGGGATGCAATGGCGCTGTGGCGCTCAATGGACTGGAAGATGCGCACGGCGCTGTTCATCGGTGCCTGCATGCTGCACCTCATGGGATCGATCGCCATCCTCGGCGGACAGACGATGTGCACCTCTCCACCATGCATCGATGCGTGGGCATTCGACGCGGTCCGCGCGGCGTGGCTCGTGCCGGTGTTCCTGCTGCCGTGGGCGGAGTTCCCTGCACAGGAAGCCGAACTGGTTCGCGACTGGGAGCTGTTTGGATGGCTGGCGTTGAATGCCGCGACAGCGACGGGTGGCGTCGCGGGGACGGTGTGGGGTGCCGTGAAACTCAGGCGCCGTTGGCTCGCGCGGCGCGCGCGGCGTACCGTCGTCGGCCTGTTGGCTCAGCTACGGATCAAGGCGGGGCCGCCCGGCGACCCACCGCAGCGCTGAGCACGACCACGCTTGTGGTAAATACATGCCATCACGACCCTGCAACCA
This window harbors:
- a CDS encoding PAS domain S-box protein, giving the protein MIERIGLRWRLAGLLLAVLVIVALPYFATRSSSEQALSSRDWVTHTSDIKASIYRLDAILRASEAAAYTLAAGAKADDELVQRALAPKVKAPPILAALRGMVRDNPDQVARLGAMESVVTGRMQLTEDALAKAGAGDRAGAFAVMEDARRMFPFRDRVIEILAEETKLLDSRKEDARGSASDNRVVLGVAALAQLALLGIVVVVSERQIAIRLAAESKAADAVNRSQLIVQAVREPIAMLDADLRTLLVNAAFAELYGYDADDEKANMPLKSIGNGAWDDMALLQRLNDVIARDRELWDYELTQRTVDGIDRFVVINARRIEQPAPERPALLITVSDITARALVEQKVSELNRQLEGKVEQISDVNRELEAFSYSVSHDLRAPLRHISGFAGKLEAQLGENADDRTRHYIDVITSSSRRMAQLIDDLLVFSRLGRGALRLQPVDMQSLVEEARAMAESDARDRRIDWVMAPLPIMVGDENMLRTVWQNLLGNAVKYTGNREVGRIEVGMERAQSGDYEFFVRDNGAGFDMQYASKLFGVFQRLHRASEFPGNGIGLANVRRIIARHGGRTWAEGETDRGATFHFSLPASDMVDARTGDT
- a CDS encoding response regulator, with the protein product MNQRDLRTILLVEDSMADAEMAVDALREAKLANPVVHLEDGVDCLDWMERRGRYADREEGDPAVILLDIKMPRMDGLEVLTHLRAQERWKRVPVVILSSSREESDLARSWDLGVNAYVLKPVDVQQFFTAVQTLGHFWAVLNQRPEGD
- a CDS encoding response regulator; the protein is MKKVRILQVEDSELDAELVQSELIDDKLDFDVLLVDDEKSYVAALEEFRPDIVLSDLSMPHFSGERALEILRGRNSPIPFIFISATLGEEAAIAALRSGATDYILKQNTARLASAVRRALREAEDAKARARAEQELIRAQRFESLALLAGGLSHDLRNLLQPLLLAGDTLEDYADDPRLARLGTLVRDCGRRGLEMVSSMLSFARGARRAEQVKLGALTDALKLLMQGSVPRNIRMEVDVFDPDVTFEGNHTELQQALLNLSLNAIQAMPDGGTLRVETDQVTLTEDFFIDGESVLPGSYLRLSVLDTGGGMPDEVLQRLFEPFFTTKESGTGLGLLSCKRIVASHGGVMRVHSEVGEGTQFHLYLPLVVEEEVVIDLPRIELSLQGEAERVLVVVEEAMQLSLLSDTLDTYGYQAGASQSGTAALQWIEAHGVPDLVVMDADMNLFTGVRTLAALLDHGYRGAVLLLARPETPPNLDELPELEHLYIIDKPIQTRALLRKVREALEASQPTPTR